The DNA segment CGGTGCCCAATCAGAGGCATCGCAGCCAGTTCCATGCAAGAACAGCAGAGGGCATCCCGAATTACCTGAATCAAGGTAAGCCATCTCACCCCAATCTGTTGCGATTGTTGTCATAGTCGCGTTTTTCCAACGGGGTTCTTTCTACAAAGAGATATTCTACGTCGCCAAATTCCAGATGTGCGCGGCAGTCCCACCCAAGATTCGTTCTCGGTCAGCATCTGTAAGGAATGGAAGCCCTTCGCGGATGAGTTGGAGTTCCTGTTCTAAAGATGGCCAGTTGTGCTTTTGCCGATGGTGTCCGGGGTAACCTGTGCCCCAGACCGTCCGCGCCGACCCGAAAACTGAGAGCAATTTTTCAATGAACGAATGTACATCCCTGTACGGGAAATCCTGGTGAGAACGTCCAGCAACATCTGACAGTTTGAAGTGAACATTATCGTATTGGGCAAGTTCCACAATCGGTTGAAACGCCGCAGGGTCCGCCTCTACCTGCGGGTAACCCATGTGATCAAGAATCAGTTTCAGATGCGGGTACTGCTGTGCGATAACAGCGACTTGATCGGCAAACTCAGCACGCAGATGAAACTGGATGACTGCGTCCAGTGCCGCAATCTCTTCCCACATCGGTCCGTTCTGTTGGGTGAGCAATATCTTTTCATCGGGGTAGTACATTGGATGGAACCGAAAGCCTACCAAACCCCGTTCCCTTATCCAATAACGGACGTGATCGGCGTTATCTGGGTCCTGTGGATCGATTAAGCCGTGTCCAATAAACCGGTCTGGAAAACGCTCTACGGAATCCGCAATATAGCCATTATCCCAAGTAGACCAACTCGTTTGAACCAACACAGTCCAGTCAACACCGTGCTCATCCATTTCCGCCAAGAGTTCATCAGCGGTCCCCGGTTCATCTGGATAGGAATTCCAACTCGGTGCGGTGGGACCGACAGGATATTTCGGGGGATCTATTTCCCAAACATGAACATGCGTGTCTACAACCATGGAAAACTCCTCAACGCTATTAGGACTTACGCAAAATCCCTTAGTTTCTTGCGGGATCGGAAGATTGGAAGGGTGGAAGCGTGGAGGCAGGTCTTCCATCCTTCCCTTCCTTCCGTCCTTCCACCGTTCAATATCCACGTTGTACGTAAGTCCTATTCTTATTTTGTGCTGCGTAAGTCTTGTCTATATCTAAAATAGGAACTGAGCATCGACCGCTTCGCCAGCCTGCAACGTTACACCGGATGGAATCGTGATTAAGCCGTTCGCCAACACAAGTGAGTGCAAAATACCAGAACCCTGTGGACCCGTTGTTTCAGCAGTATATTGACTATCAGACTCTTTGAGAATTGCGCGCATATAATTAACGCGTCCGTCTCTGTTGGTAACGGGT comes from the Candidatus Poribacteria bacterium genome and includes:
- a CDS encoding amidohydrolase family protein; the encoded protein is MVVDTHVHVWEIDPPKYPVGPTAPSWNSYPDEPGTADELLAEMDEHGVDWTVLVQTSWSTWDNGYIADSVERFPDRFIGHGLIDPQDPDNADHVRYWIRERGLVGFRFHPMYYPDEKILLTQQNGPMWEEIAALDAVIQFHLRAEFADQVAVIAQQYPHLKLILDHMGYPQVEADPAAFQPIVELAQYDNVHFKLSDVAGRSHQDFPYRDVHSFIEKLLSVFGSARTVWGTGYPGHHRQKHNWPSLEQELQLIREGLPFLTDADRERILGGTAAHIWNLAT